In Deinococcus psychrotolerans, a genomic segment contains:
- a CDS encoding YkgJ family cysteine cluster protein, which produces MTRAHDLFTAPSDFAPRSAWQRECSGCGACCAAPDIAALSKPLGVPCQHLGAGCLCQIYLDRPPVCRNYAPDWVCGEVSALPTLAARVARFLAVYGLGKGE; this is translated from the coding sequence ATGACCCGCGCCCACGACCTTTTTACCGCTCCGAGTGACTTCGCACCGCGCAGCGCTTGGCAGCGGGAGTGCAGCGGCTGCGGCGCTTGCTGCGCGGCCCCCGACATCGCCGCCCTCAGCAAGCCGCTGGGCGTGCCTTGCCAGCATCTCGGCGCGGGCTGCTTGTGCCAGATTTACCTGGATCGCCCCCCGGTTTGCCGCAACTACGCGCCGGACTGGGTCTGCGGCGAAGTCTCGGCGCTGCCGACCTTAGCAGCGCGGGTGGCGAGGTTTTTGGCGGTTTATGGATTGGGGAAAGGCGAGTGA
- a CDS encoding ABC transporter permease — MNSSSAHHIWRKFKVLMAVQFAHMTVYRAEIVIWMLSGTLSLIMGLIWMQQASSSPKGEIGGYTAQDFASYFIATWGTAQILVVWVAWELSFDVRQGTLSPKLLRPIDPFWMHYVGHWAERIVRLPLMFVLLVIFALLTGAHYTTDVSHWLAYLMLVPLAFTLRFLLEYSIGLLAFWFEAAENFQELIWVLYAALGGLLAPISLYPAAVQTIAYATPFPYMLSLPCNLLTGKADLGDALRGWLILLGWTLTFAALRAVLWRRGVRKYGAVGA; from the coding sequence GTGAACTCTTCTTCAGCGCACCATATCTGGCGAAAATTCAAGGTGCTGATGGCGGTGCAGTTTGCCCACATGACCGTCTACCGCGCCGAAATCGTGATCTGGATGTTGTCGGGCACGCTCAGCCTGATTATGGGCCTGATCTGGATGCAGCAGGCGTCGTCGTCGCCAAAGGGTGAAATCGGCGGCTACACAGCCCAGGACTTTGCTTCCTACTTCATCGCCACCTGGGGCACGGCGCAGATTCTGGTGGTGTGGGTGGCCTGGGAACTCAGTTTCGACGTGCGGCAGGGCACGCTCTCGCCCAAGCTGCTGCGCCCGATTGATCCGTTCTGGATGCACTACGTCGGTCACTGGGCCGAGCGCATCGTCCGTCTGCCGCTGATGTTCGTGCTGCTGGTCATCTTCGCCCTGCTGACCGGAGCGCATTACACCACCGACGTTTCGCACTGGCTGGCGTACCTGATGCTGGTGCCGCTGGCCTTCACCCTGCGTTTTTTGCTGGAATATTCCATTGGCCTGCTGGCCTTCTGGTTTGAGGCCGCCGAAAACTTTCAGGAACTCATCTGGGTGCTCTACGCCGCGCTGGGCGGGCTGCTGGCCCCGATCAGCTTGTATCCGGCAGCGGTGCAGACGATCGCCTACGCCACACCGTTTCCGTACATGCTGAGCTTGCCCTGCAACCTGCTGACTGGCAAAGCCGATCTGGGCGACGCTCTGCGCGGCTGGCTGATTTTGCTGGGCTGGACGCTAACATTCGCGGCTTTGCGGGCGGTGCTGTGGCGGCGTGGCGTGCGGAAATACGGAGCGGTGGGCGCGTGA
- a CDS encoding GNAT family N-acetyltransferase yields the protein MPLLTLSIDDTRAHALMLQQQRELRVLYDDTDERTEPFDPAALAGGVLLGYEENGELLAIGGLKPLGDDFLFKTAEIKRMYTLPSARGRQLGRAVLNGLLGWARESGLSRLVLETGDLQKEALGLYESAGFTRIANFGYYAGMENSLCYGLDFSADAPA from the coding sequence ATGCCGCTGCTTACGCTTTCCATTGACGATACACGCGCCCACGCTTTGATGCTTCAGCAGCAGCGCGAACTCCGAGTCCTCTACGACGACACCGACGAGCGCACCGAGCCGTTTGATCCGGCAGCGCTGGCGGGCGGCGTGCTGCTCGGGTACGAGGAGAACGGCGAACTCCTGGCCATTGGCGGCCTCAAACCCTTGGGCGACGATTTCTTGTTCAAGACAGCAGAGATTAAACGGATGTACACCCTGCCGAGCGCCAGAGGCCGCCAGTTGGGCCGCGCCGTGTTGAACGGACTACTCGGGTGGGCACGCGAAAGTGGCCTGAGCCGCTTGGTGCTGGAAACCGGCGACCTCCAAAAGGAAGCGCTGGGCCTCTATGAAAGCGCCGGATTTACACGGATTGCCAACTTCGGTTATTACGCCGGGATGGAAAACAGTTTGTGTTACGGGCTGGATTTCTCAGCCGATGCCCCCGCCTAA
- the nhaA gene encoding Na+/H+ antiporter NhaA, with amino-acid sequence MSLPSVLKPALTPFIRFVQNEAFAGVLLVCVAIFAFAWANSPWAANYFDLRSTYFKLTLGSSELKLSLEHWANDGLMAVFFLLVGLEIKRELLIGELASRRKATLAVAAAAGGMLLPAGLYALVNGGGVGASGWGVPMATDIAFALGVLALLGSRVPLGLKIFLTALAIVDDLGAVLVIAFFYTAGLNLAFLALAALTWGLALFAGWRGLFSLKIYAVLGAFLWFFVLESGLHATLAGVLLALAVPIRRPDPAGYLASLNAAPRPTEGEEEEARLLDLEDLLERSQSPLHRLEHAIHPFVTYAVLPAFALMNAGVAIGGGAGLGVVSLGVLLGLLLGKPLGVVGFAWLAVRFKLASLPDRVHWGHMVGAGLLAGIGFTMSLFVSNLAFGNEALLTQAKLGVLLASVLAAVLGAGWLLVVSKSGVEGEALDGAVSAE; translated from the coding sequence ATGAGTTTACCGTCCGTCCTTAAACCCGCGCTGACACCCTTTATTCGGTTCGTGCAAAATGAAGCGTTCGCAGGCGTACTGCTGGTTTGCGTGGCCATCTTCGCCTTTGCTTGGGCCAATTCGCCCTGGGCCGCCAATTATTTCGATCTGCGCTCCACCTACTTCAAATTGACGCTGGGCAGCTCAGAACTCAAACTTTCCTTGGAACACTGGGCCAACGACGGTTTGATGGCGGTGTTTTTCTTGTTGGTGGGCTTAGAGATCAAGCGCGAACTCTTGATCGGTGAGTTGGCCTCGCGCCGGAAAGCGACCCTGGCAGTGGCCGCCGCCGCAGGCGGAATGCTGCTTCCGGCGGGCCTTTATGCGCTCGTCAACGGTGGCGGCGTGGGCGCGTCGGGCTGGGGCGTGCCGATGGCCACCGACATCGCCTTCGCGCTGGGCGTTCTGGCGCTGTTGGGCTCACGGGTGCCGCTGGGCCTCAAAATCTTTTTGACGGCGCTGGCTATCGTAGATGATCTGGGCGCAGTGCTGGTCATCGCCTTTTTTTATACTGCTGGCCTCAATCTGGCTTTTTTAGCGCTGGCCGCCCTGACCTGGGGGCTGGCCCTCTTTGCAGGCTGGCGCGGGTTGTTCAGCCTCAAAATCTATGCGGTGCTGGGCGCGTTCCTGTGGTTTTTTGTGCTGGAATCTGGCCTACATGCCACTCTCGCTGGGGTGCTGCTGGCGCTGGCGGTGCCGATTCGCAGGCCCGATCCGGCTGGTTACTTGGCCTCGCTGAATGCCGCGCCGAGGCCCACCGAAGGCGAGGAAGAAGAAGCCCGCCTGCTCGACCTCGAAGACCTGTTGGAGCGCTCCCAAAGCCCGCTGCACCGACTCGAACACGCCATTCACCCGTTCGTGACTTACGCGGTGCTGCCCGCCTTTGCCCTGATGAATGCTGGGGTCGCCATTGGTGGCGGCGCGGGGCTGGGTGTGGTGTCACTGGGCGTGCTGCTGGGGCTTCTGCTCGGCAAACCGCTGGGTGTGGTGGGCTTCGCGTGGCTGGCGGTGCGCTTTAAGCTGGCTTCTTTGCCTGACCGCGTCCACTGGGGCCACATGGTCGGCGCGGGGCTGCTGGCAGGCATCGGCTTTACCATGAGCTTGTTTGTCTCCAATCTGGCCTTTGGCAATGAGGCATTGCTGACCCAGGCCAAACTCGGTGTGCTGCTGGCCTCGGTGCTGGCGGCGGTGCTGGGCGCGGGCTGGCTGCTGGTGGTCAGCAAATCCGGCGTGGAAGGCGAAGCGCTGGACGGGGCAGTGAGCGCGGAGTAG
- a CDS encoding alpha/beta hydrolase family protein, with protein METFASFKVGGQKIYGMVHLPEPDLTGTPKPQHGFAGVVILHGFTGNRGGDHRLLPLLSRYLAERGIASLRFDFRGSGESEGDFSEMTVSREVEDAVAAFEYFKDLPEIDPERVMLLGFSMGGLVAALAAPQVRPHRLALWAPALPELWLKMLPGGFVPPAIMDQGGWPISREFFLEMPRLNPLKAAGQFGGQARVFHGDADKTCPPEYGVRYAEALGCDCIAIPGGTHTFESLESTETLYKATAAFLLGG; from the coding sequence ATGGAAACCTTCGCGTCCTTCAAAGTCGGCGGACAAAAAATCTACGGCATGGTTCACTTGCCCGAACCCGATCTGACCGGCACTCCCAAACCTCAGCACGGCTTTGCTGGCGTGGTCATTTTGCACGGCTTTACCGGCAACCGGGGCGGCGATCACCGTTTGCTGCCGCTGCTTTCGCGCTACTTGGCCGAGCGCGGAATCGCCTCGCTGCGCTTTGACTTTCGGGGCAGCGGCGAATCCGAGGGCGACTTCTCAGAAATGACCGTCAGCCGCGAAGTGGAAGACGCAGTAGCCGCTTTTGAGTACTTCAAAGACCTGCCCGAAATTGACCCCGAGCGGGTGATGTTGCTGGGCTTCTCGATGGGCGGATTGGTCGCCGCGCTGGCTGCGCCGCAAGTGCGTCCGCACCGGCTGGCGCTGTGGGCACCGGCTTTGCCCGAGCTGTGGCTCAAAATGCTACCCGGTGGGTTTGTGCCGCCCGCCATCATGGATCAGGGCGGCTGGCCGATTAGCCGCGAGTTCTTTTTGGAAATGCCGCGCCTGAATCCGCTCAAAGCCGCCGGGCAATTCGGTGGGCAGGCCCGCGTCTTTCACGGGGACGCCGATAAAACCTGTCCGCCGGAGTACGGTGTTCGCTACGCCGAGGCGCTCGGCTGCGACTGCATTGCCATTCCGGGCGGCACCCACACCTTCGAGAGCTTGGAAAGCACCGAGACGCTGTATAAGGCAACGGCGGCGTTTTTGCTGGGAGGGTGA
- a CDS encoding ABC transporter ATP-binding protein, protein MMSNRSDPDITVRADHLRKAYTVTEKEAGFLGSLRAFVRPKTRTVEAVRGVSFELTGGEMVGFLGPNGAGKTTTLKMLSGLLHPSGGAASVQGHTPQKREAAFLKQITLVMGQKQQLIWDLPAQDSFLVNQAIYEISDSDYKATMREFDEVLDLSGILSKQVRKLSLGERMKCELAAALLHRPKVLFLDEPTIGLDVNMQERIREFVREYNARFGATVMLTSHYMADVTALCQRILVIDGGELVFDGDLAGLTTGPDARKTVRLQLSRPATAEELARYGEVVRLDGLDAELTVPRSEVSARAAALLTHFEVADLTVEDPPIEQVIGQLFRSEKKPELVKELA, encoded by the coding sequence ATGATGTCTAATCGCTCCGACCCAGACATAACCGTGCGGGCCGACCATCTCCGCAAGGCGTACACCGTCACTGAAAAGGAAGCGGGCTTTCTGGGCAGCCTGCGGGCCTTCGTTCGGCCCAAAACGCGCACGGTGGAAGCGGTCAGGGGCGTCAGCTTCGAGCTGACCGGCGGCGAGATGGTGGGCTTTCTCGGCCCCAACGGCGCGGGCAAAACCACCACCCTCAAGATGCTCTCGGGCCTGCTGCACCCGTCTGGCGGCGCGGCCAGCGTGCAGGGCCACACGCCGCAAAAGCGTGAGGCGGCCTTCCTCAAACAGATCACGCTGGTGATGGGCCAGAAGCAGCAACTTATCTGGGACTTGCCCGCTCAGGACAGCTTCCTGGTCAATCAAGCGATCTACGAAATCTCTGACAGCGATTACAAAGCCACCATGCGTGAGTTCGACGAGGTGCTGGACTTGTCGGGCATTCTCAGCAAGCAGGTTCGCAAACTCAGTCTCGGCGAACGGATGAAATGCGAGCTGGCCGCCGCGCTGCTGCACCGCCCCAAAGTCCTGTTTCTGGACGAACCCACCATTGGCTTGGACGTGAACATGCAGGAGCGCATCCGCGAGTTTGTGCGTGAGTACAACGCCCGCTTTGGGGCCACCGTGATGCTGACCAGTCACTACATGGCTGACGTGACTGCCCTCTGTCAGCGCATTCTGGTGATCGACGGCGGCGAATTGGTCTTTGACGGCGATCTGGCGGGCCTGACCACCGGCCCCGACGCCCGCAAAACTGTGCGCCTGCAACTCAGCAGACCAGCCACCGCCGAGGAACTGGCCCGCTACGGTGAGGTGGTGCGCTTGGACGGCTTGGACGCTGAACTGACCGTGCCCCGAAGCGAAGTCAGCGCCCGCGCCGCCGCCCTGCTGACCCACTTTGAAGTGGCCGACCTGACTGTGGAAGACCCGCCGATTGAGCAGGTGATCGGGCAACTGTTCAGAAGCGAGAAGAAGCCTGAACTCGTGAAGGAACTGGCGTGA
- a CDS encoding LysR family transcriptional regulator — MAGPSLSQLRVFLSVAEQGSFSSAAAELGMSQSSLSEAVRSLEKALGKTLFKRGPHGTLLSEAGEKFFEHALRSVQAADDLEKALQGGEHGNKLSGELKLATFRSIGTYVLPAILARLKQLYPAVNVTVLAVSSDSHAQQLLQRGQADAVLTSLPLSGPLLSWPLLSDPYVLLTSKQRGPHPFQFAELRHTPLLLPSEHDSCAVKVFQYLQAQSVSPSAVQHIDEDSVVLGMVQHGLGVSIMSVLTAQPLLPGIQVLALPAPLERSLGLSVLATRASLPLLQALVKVAGETAERTFNVPAGQLYPAV, encoded by the coding sequence ATGGCCGGTCCTTCCCTCTCACAACTGCGGGTCTTTTTGAGTGTTGCCGAGCAGGGCAGCTTTTCCAGCGCTGCTGCCGAACTGGGCATGTCGCAAAGCAGCCTCAGCGAAGCGGTGCGCTCGCTTGAAAAAGCACTGGGCAAAACCTTGTTTAAGCGCGGACCACACGGCACTTTGCTGAGCGAGGCTGGAGAAAAATTCTTTGAACACGCCCTGAGAAGCGTGCAAGCCGCCGACGATTTGGAAAAAGCCTTGCAGGGCGGTGAACACGGCAATAAGCTGAGCGGGGAGTTAAAACTGGCGACCTTTCGCAGCATCGGCACCTACGTTTTGCCCGCCATACTGGCCCGCCTCAAACAGCTTTACCCAGCGGTCAACGTCACTGTGCTGGCCGTTTCCAGCGATTCGCACGCCCAGCAACTTTTGCAACGTGGCCAAGCCGACGCCGTGCTGACCTCGCTGCCGCTCTCGGGCCCGCTGCTGAGCTGGCCGCTGCTCAGCGATCCATATGTGCTGCTGACTTCCAAACAACGCGGCCCTCACCCCTTTCAGTTTGCCGAGCTAAGGCATACGCCGCTTCTGCTCCCATCTGAGCACGATTCGTGTGCTGTCAAAGTCTTTCAGTATTTGCAGGCGCAGAGCGTCAGCCCATCGGCAGTGCAGCACATCGATGAAGACAGCGTGGTGTTGGGGATGGTACAGCACGGGCTGGGCGTCAGCATCATGTCGGTGCTGACTGCCCAGCCGCTGTTGCCCGGCATTCAGGTGCTGGCTTTACCCGCGCCACTTGAACGCTCCCTGGGGTTATCGGTATTGGCCACGCGGGCCAGCTTGCCGCTGCTGCAAGCACTGGTGAAGGTGGCAGGCGAAACAGCTGAGCGCACGTTTAATGTGCCTGCCGGTCAGCTTTATCCGGCGGTGTAA
- the rsr gene encoding RNA-binding protein Rsr, with protein sequence MKNPSAMKTLLSAVNPLQRHQRQKLDASQVQNNAGGFVYALSDASRLTRFLVLGTEGGTFYAGAKAHTVQATDFVRDLVQRDAALALRLTLEVARAGRAPKPDPALLVLALIAKTAPNVADRQAAWNALPELARTGTMLLHFLAFTRALGGWGRLTRRGVANVYETLSVEKLALWAVKYKSRDGWAQADALRLAHPKTADPIRNAVLKFMVSGELKVKGDKIEGDKMEGDRVDSDTAPALRVIEGHVLAQSATSDAEAAALMLEYGLPMEGVPTHLRGAEVYRAATQTGGLTWLLRNLGNLSRVGVLTVNDRALIDALIARLTDPAALKRGRIHPLDALKARLVYSAGQGVRGSGTWLPVPRIVDALEDAFYTSFGAVQPAGTRHLLALDISGSMTGGQVAGVPNLTPNMAAAAMSMLALRSEPEALTMGFADQFRALGITPRDTLEAAMKKAQSASFGATDCAQPMLWAAGAGVDVDTFVIYTDNETWAGQVHPKVALDRYRQKTGTAARLIVVGLTATEFSIADPQRSDMLDVVGFDTAAPTLMSAFARGEV encoded by the coding sequence ATGAAAAACCCATCCGCCATGAAAACCCTGCTCAGCGCCGTCAACCCCCTCCAGCGCCACCAGCGCCAGAAGCTGGACGCCTCTCAGGTGCAAAACAACGCGGGCGGCTTTGTCTACGCCCTCAGCGACGCCTCCCGCCTGACCCGCTTTTTGGTGCTGGGCACCGAGGGCGGCACCTTCTACGCCGGAGCAAAGGCCCACACCGTGCAGGCCACCGACTTCGTGCGCGACTTGGTGCAGCGCGACGCGGCTTTGGCCCTGCGCTTAACGTTGGAGGTGGCCCGCGCTGGCCGCGCACCCAAGCCTGACCCGGCGCTGCTGGTGCTGGCGCTCATCGCCAAGACTGCGCCCAACGTGGCCGACCGGCAAGCGGCTTGGAACGCGCTGCCGGAACTGGCCCGCACCGGCACCATGCTGCTGCACTTTTTGGCGTTCACGCGGGCGCTGGGCGGCTGGGGACGGCTGACCCGCCGCGGCGTGGCCAATGTCTACGAAACACTGAGCGTAGAGAAGCTGGCGCTGTGGGCGGTCAAGTACAAGAGCCGCGACGGTTGGGCGCAGGCTGACGCTCTGCGGCTGGCCCACCCAAAAACCGCCGATCCCATTCGCAACGCCGTGCTGAAGTTCATGGTGAGCGGTGAACTGAAAGTGAAGGGCGACAAAATAGAAGGCGACAAAATGGAAGGCGACCGAGTGGACAGCGATACGGCTCCAGCCCTGCGCGTCATCGAGGGGCATGTGCTGGCCCAATCAGCCACCAGCGACGCCGAGGCGGCCGCACTGATGCTGGAGTACGGTCTGCCGATGGAGGGCGTGCCGACCCACCTGCGCGGCGCAGAAGTTTACCGGGCAGCCACCCAGACCGGCGGTTTGACCTGGCTGCTGCGTAACCTCGGCAACCTCAGCCGCGTGGGGGTGCTGACCGTCAACGACCGCGCCCTGATCGACGCGCTGATTGCCCGCTTGACCGACCCCGCCGCGCTCAAGCGTGGCCGCATTCACCCGCTTGACGCGCTCAAGGCCCGTTTGGTCTACTCGGCGGGTCAGGGCGTGCGCGGCAGCGGCACCTGGTTGCCAGTTCCCCGCATCGTGGACGCGCTGGAAGACGCCTTTTATACTTCCTTCGGTGCGGTGCAGCCTGCCGGAACCCGTCATTTGCTGGCGCTGGACATCAGCGGATCGATGACCGGCGGCCAGGTCGCGGGCGTGCCGAACCTGACGCCCAACATGGCGGCGGCGGCCATGAGCATGTTGGCCCTGCGGAGCGAGCCTGAAGCGCTGACGATGGGCTTTGCGGATCAGTTTCGGGCGCTGGGCATCACTCCCCGCGACACGCTGGAAGCGGCCATGAAAAAGGCGCAGTCTGCCAGCTTTGGGGCCACCGACTGCGCCCAGCCTATGTTGTGGGCGGCGGGGGCAGGCGTGGACGTGGACACCTTTGTCATCTACACCGACAACGAAACGTGGGCGGGCCAGGTTCACCCCAAAGTCGCTTTAGACCGCTACCGCCAGAAAACCGGCACCGCCGCCCGCTTGATCGTCGTGGGCCTGACCGCCACCGAGTTCAGCATCGCCGATCCGCAGCGCAGCGACATGCTCGACGTGGTGGGCTTCGATACCGCTGCTCCCACCCTGATGAGCGCGTTTGCGCGGGGCGAGGTTTAA
- a CDS encoding ABC transporter permease, with protein sequence MRFFRLLQIYLSASLSVQLAYRANFFAALLSSFANLATGLLGVYLFYSRPEIKELGGWNLEAALMVVGFFTLTEGLISVWLRPNLTQLSEGIRTGTLDFLLLKPVDAQFQLSARNLNLLRLPDMLLGFGLIVWSAAALGTVTLGGALLAAVLYLSAVAMVYAIWFILNTSAFWLVNVQNVTELFQGVFSAGRYPLQALPLWIRPVLTFVIPVAFITTIPAQALRGELGQAALFSPLVALVLLVLCRVFWLRALGSYTSASS encoded by the coding sequence GTGAGATTCTTCCGCCTCCTGCAAATCTACCTTTCTGCCAGTCTCAGCGTGCAACTGGCTTACCGCGCCAACTTCTTCGCGGCTCTACTGAGCAGCTTTGCCAACCTCGCCACCGGTTTGCTGGGCGTGTATCTGTTTTACAGCCGCCCCGAAATCAAGGAGCTTGGCGGCTGGAACTTGGAGGCAGCGCTGATGGTGGTGGGCTTCTTCACACTCACCGAGGGACTGATCAGTGTCTGGCTGCGGCCCAACCTGACTCAGCTCTCTGAAGGTATCCGCACCGGCACGCTGGACTTTTTGCTGCTCAAGCCGGTGGACGCGCAGTTTCAGCTCTCGGCCCGCAACCTCAATTTGCTGCGGCTGCCGGATATGCTGCTGGGCTTCGGCCTGATCGTCTGGTCGGCGGCGGCGCTGGGTACGGTCACACTCGGCGGGGCGTTACTGGCTGCCGTGCTCTATCTCAGCGCGGTGGCGATGGTCTACGCGATCTGGTTTATTCTCAACACCTCGGCCTTCTGGCTGGTCAACGTTCAGAACGTCACCGAGCTGTTTCAGGGGGTCTTCAGCGCAGGCCGCTACCCGCTGCAAGCGCTGCCGCTGTGGATTCGTCCGGTGCTGACCTTCGTGATTCCGGTGGCCTTCATCACGACCATTCCGGCTCAGGCTCTGCGCGGCGAGTTGGGACAGGCGGCGCTGTTCAGCCCGCTGGTGGCGCTGGTGCTGCTGGTGTTGTGCCGGGTGTTCTGGCTGCGGGCGCTGGGCAGCTACACCAGTGCCAGCAGCTGA
- a CDS encoding c-type cytochrome — translation MRLPILAAAALLSAASAASADLKQGQSIYQTNCAACHGAKAQGGLGPKLSGEVANWSAAIFQRALLKNVDDHGKMLKAPMPFWGKVGFAGDKGKAPTKTELVALQAYLKTFK, via the coding sequence ATGCGACTTCCCATTCTTGCCGCCGCCGCGCTGCTCAGCGCCGCTTCCGCCGCTTCTGCCGATCTCAAACAGGGCCAGAGCATTTATCAAACCAACTGCGCGGCCTGCCACGGAGCCAAAGCGCAGGGCGGCCTCGGCCCCAAGCTGTCGGGCGAGGTGGCCAACTGGAGCGCGGCGATCTTCCAGCGGGCACTGCTCAAAAATGTAGATGACCACGGCAAAATGCTCAAAGCGCCGATGCCGTTTTGGGGCAAGGTCGGCTTCGCGGGCGACAAGGGCAAAGCGCCAACCAAAACTGAGCTGGTGGCGCTCCAGGCTTACTTAAAAACCTTCAAGTAA
- a CDS encoding class I SAM-dependent methyltransferase, whose translation MTGPRKTSNPTRKLKLRRPEPQAPAAPKAGYFEITPAELPPRLDRLTALTKSGVRGAPGIDGAQALLTETLMRQRVKGEVLDLTALGGLLASLTGVTLRAVEGSAPALAALSAANLSPQVAAPGDTLERSPTVTLILAGDRGNAYIQAQVAWAHACTPPGGILYLAGDKDKGFDRYVRAASAVFGIGETIAKDGGLRVAKLVRRPGPTPPQPAPETYDHDGLKVVALPGVFSAAKIDKATALLLRTLADLELSGKTVLDLGCGAGVIGAWAAKQGAAVTLADADLSSVRSAEQTLAANELTGDVIHSDVDADLGERRFDLILSNPPFHVGRGVVLDVAAEFLATAQRRLNAGGTAYFVANDFLPYEKPLSSWATVEEVVREGGFKVLRAVRK comes from the coding sequence ATGACCGGCCCCCGCAAAACGTCCAACCCAACCCGAAAACTTAAGTTGCGCCGCCCCGAGCCGCAAGCTCCGGCGGCTCCCAAAGCGGGTTACTTTGAGATTACCCCCGCCGAATTGCCGCCGCGCTTAGACCGCCTGACGGCCCTGACCAAATCCGGCGTGCGCGGCGCTCCGGGTATTGACGGCGCTCAGGCGCTCCTGACTGAAACTCTGATGCGCCAGCGGGTCAAAGGCGAGGTGCTGGATTTGACGGCGCTGGGCGGCCTGCTCGCCAGCTTGACCGGCGTGACCTTGCGGGCGGTGGAGGGTTCGGCCCCCGCGCTGGCCGCTTTGAGCGCAGCCAACCTGAGCCCGCAAGTGGCCGCTCCCGGTGACACGTTGGAGCGCTCGCCCACCGTCACCCTGATTTTGGCTGGTGACAGGGGCAACGCTTATATTCAGGCGCAAGTGGCCTGGGCGCACGCCTGCACGCCACCGGGCGGCATCCTGTACTTGGCCGGCGATAAAGACAAAGGCTTTGACCGCTACGTTCGGGCGGCGTCGGCCGTCTTTGGCATTGGCGAAACCATCGCCAAGGACGGCGGACTACGGGTCGCCAAACTGGTGCGCCGTCCCGGCCCCACGCCGCCGCAGCCCGCACCCGAAACCTACGATCATGACGGCCTTAAAGTGGTTGCCCTGCCCGGCGTGTTCAGCGCGGCGAAAATAGACAAGGCCACTGCGCTGCTGCTCAGAACGCTGGCTGACCTAGAACTGAGCGGCAAAACCGTGCTGGATTTGGGCTGCGGCGCGGGCGTGATCGGCGCGTGGGCGGCCAAGCAGGGCGCTGCCGTGACGCTGGCCGACGCCGATTTGAGCAGCGTCAGGAGCGCCGAGCAAACGCTGGCGGCTAACGAACTCACGGGCGACGTCATTCACAGCGACGTGGACGCCGATTTGGGTGAACGCCGCTTCGATTTGATTTTGTCTAACCCGCCCTTTCACGTGGGGCGCGGCGTGGTGCTGGACGTGGCCGCCGAATTTCTGGCCACCGCCCAGCGCCGCTTAAATGCCGGGGGCACAGCTTACTTTGTCGCCAACGACTTCTTGCCCTACGAAAAGCCGCTCTCCAGTTGGGCCACCGTAGAAGAGGTGGTGCGGGAGGGCGGCTTCAAAGTGCTCAGGGCGGTGCGCAAGTAA
- a CDS encoding DNA/RNA non-specific endonuclease has product MKPPLSKPTAKQLWSAAGLVLLSALLVGCPKKTASGGGDNCTDEFAAGQPQANVDVIKLCRNEYISVYDPQRKVPLVVAEKLQPNEFDGSVSRADNFKPDPDLSAPQSASLNDYRKSGYARGHMAPAADFTSSDEAMNQSFYLSNMVPQDSGMNSGIWASLESATRSCAKQLGSLYVMTGPIFEGKPKTIGDDQVAVPSSIYKIVVSGNGARAFILPNRKLPPARSNFLRYAVTVDEVQRATGLTFFPNGGVNLQAHASFCGGSYGS; this is encoded by the coding sequence ATGAAGCCTCCCCTATCCAAACCTACGGCCAAGCAGCTTTGGAGCGCTGCTGGACTCGTTTTGCTCAGCGCCTTATTGGTCGGCTGCCCCAAAAAAACGGCGTCGGGCGGCGGCGACAACTGCACCGACGAGTTTGCCGCCGGACAGCCGCAGGCCAATGTCGATGTCATCAAGCTGTGCCGCAACGAATACATCAGCGTCTACGACCCGCAGCGCAAAGTCCCGTTGGTGGTGGCCGAGAAGTTGCAGCCCAATGAGTTTGACGGCTCAGTCAGCCGCGCCGATAACTTCAAGCCTGATCCCGACCTCAGCGCCCCGCAGAGTGCGTCGCTCAACGACTACCGGAAATCTGGCTACGCACGCGGCCACATGGCCCCCGCCGCCGACTTCACCAGCAGCGACGAGGCCATGAACCAGTCGTTTTATCTGTCCAACATGGTGCCGCAGGACTCGGGAATGAACAGCGGCATTTGGGCCAGCTTGGAGAGTGCCACCCGCTCGTGCGCCAAGCAGCTCGGCAGCCTTTATGTGATGACCGGCCCCATTTTTGAAGGCAAACCCAAGACCATTGGTGACGACCAAGTGGCGGTGCCGAGTTCCATTTACAAAATCGTGGTGTCCGGCAATGGAGCGCGGGCGTTTATTTTGCCCAACCGCAAATTGCCGCCCGCCCGCAGCAACTTCCTGCGCTACGCCGTCACGGTGGACGAAGTGCAGCGGGCCACCGGCCTGACCTTTTTCCCGAATGGCGGCGTCAATTTGCAGGCGCACGCCAGTTTTTGCGGCGGCAGCTACGGCAGCTAA